In Solea senegalensis isolate Sse05_10M linkage group LG18, IFAPA_SoseM_1, whole genome shotgun sequence, a single window of DNA contains:
- the LOC122759282 gene encoding peptide Y, with protein sequence MCSMFRSWMMLAALVLCLLACLSSFADAYPPKPESPGSNASPAEWAKYHSAVRHYVNLITRQRYGKRSTPEQAVAWLLFGADSNQDTEPRSDYIDQW encoded by the exons atgtGCAGCATGTTCAGGTCGTGGATGATGCTCGCAGCGCTGGTCCTGTGCCTGCTCGCGTGCTTGAGCAGCTTCGCGGACGCGTACCCTCCCAAACCGGAGAGTCCGGGCAGCAACGCCTCGCCGGCGGAGTGGGCCAAGTACCACTCGGCTGTCAGGCATTATGTCAACCTCATCACCAGGCAGAG GTACGGGAAGAGGTCGACCCCCGAGCAGGCGGTGGCGTGGCTGCTGTTTGGAGCTGATTCAAACCAAGACACTGAGCCACG CTCCGACTACATCGATCAGTGGTGA
- the tut1 gene encoding speckle targeted PIP5K1A-regulated poly(A) polymerase, with amino-acid sequence MESNSDIKTTPKGFQCTLCNVNLPNLPSLEQHVKGRKHQTLSTVRHSRKTQEEHSVFVSGIKPEVSQTELAEYFQKFGSVADVIMDKDKGLYAIVQFSEKESIQATLSCVEHQMKGLKLRIKPREKKEFKLIPKKSDSDKQVLDRLKPQLCQLVSVDAQMQFVVERFQLGENEKKTRGLLVQLLQEVFVEFFPDSQIVPFGSSVNTFGVHSCDLDLFLDLEKTKMFQAHAKFTTEPEKGEGMSDDGHSEDSILSDIDLSTASPAEVLDLVSMILKRCVPSVHKVNVVSSARLPVVKFHHRELNLQGDITLNNRLAVRNTRFLQLCSGIEDRLRPLVYTIRYWAKQKQLAGNPSGAGPLLNNYALTLLIIFYLQNCEPPVLSTVDQLKDMACEEEECVIEGWNCTFPTQPIAVPISKNTQSLSTLLSGFFSFYAKFDFAGSVISVREGRTFPITDFLSKNKDEEATKEPSRIHHHSPKLGPLNLLDPFELSHNVAGNLNDRTQRCFQKECQEAEKYCRSLQYQRKSTKGKSWGLVRLFTPHGEVPHTKVEKLTISVPFKSALLPEALRNQLHAAGDGFRLLWFQKVCAAVESVLKNVLRCHVTPPTNFSTDSEDWAVKAAEEMETTSSSLSTSLNDSYDSVESQNEASPAGTAVVGAKRPLSPDIDTSVSPQGKKQRLTRRGKPKLPAWTCLQRHMVWAGRRKVRRELIKDPDMRPEGSCVQVESRVTAHIIEKEPELKEPLEFKVEPQVVGETESTKAVLHLEPTSDNAGLFNNFFHFLDAFLPKMVETLLQNETGAV; translated from the exons ATGGAGTCAAACAGTGACATTAAAACGACACCGAAAGGCTTTCAATGTACACTCTGCAATGTCAATTTACCGAACC TTCCTAGTCTGGAGCAGCATGTGAAGGGGCGCAAACACCAGACACTGAGCACTGTGCGACACTCGAGGAAGACCCAGGAGGAGCACAGCGTGTTCGTCAGTGGCATCAAGCCTGAAGTCTCTCAGACAGAGTTAGCAGAGTACTTCCAGAAGTTTGGCTCAGTCGCAGATGTCATCATGGACAAAGACAAG GGTCTGTACGCCATCGTGCAGTTCAGCGAGAAGGAGAGCATACAGGCCACCCTCTCCTGTGTCGAGCACCAGATGAAGGGCCTGAAGCTGCGCATCAAAccgagagagaagaaagaattCAAGTTGATTCCCAAGAAGAGCGACTCCGACAAACAAGTTCTCGACCGTCTCAAACCTCAACTGTGTCAGTTGGTGTCT GTCGATGCACAGATGCAGTTTGTTGTCGAGCGGTTTCAGCTcggagaaaatgaaaagaagaccAGAGGCTTGCTGGTTCAACTGCTGCAAGAGGTTTTCGTTGAGTTTTTTCCAG ACAGCCAGATTGTCCCATTTGGTTCATCCGTCAACACTTTCGGCGTCCACTCCTGCGACTTGGACCTTTTCCTGGACCTGGAAAAAACCAAGATGTTCCAGGCTCATGCCAAGTTCACCACAGAACCG GAAAAAGGGGAGGGCATGTCAGACGACGGTCACTCGGAGGACTCCATCCTGTCTGACATTGACTTGTCCACGGCTTCTCCGGCTGAGGTCCTGGACCTTGTGTCTATGATCCTAAAGCGTTGTGTCCCCAGCGTGCACAAAGTAAACGTGGTCAGCAGCGCTCGCCTCCCTGTGGTCAAGTTCCATCACCGTGAACTCAACCTTCAAGGGGACATCACTTTAAACAACAG ACTGGCTGTAAGGAACACCCGTTTCCTCCAGCTGTGCTCAGGGATTGAGGACAGACTGAGACCTCTGGTGTACACCATCCGCTACTGGGCCAAGCAGAAACAGCTGgctg GTAATCCCAGCGGCGCCGGTCCTCTTCTCAACAACTATGCCCTGACGCTGTTGATCATCTTCTACCTGCAGAACTGTGAGCCTCCTGTTCTCTCCACAGTGGACCAACTCAAAGACATGGCCT gtgaagaggaagaatgTGTGATTGAGGGCTGGAATTGCACCTTCCCCACTCAGCCTATTGCAGTGCCCATCAGCAAAAATACACAGAGCCTCA GCACTCTGCTTTCTGGCTTCTTCTCCTTCTATGCTAAGTTTGATTTTGCTGGTAGCGTCATATCTGTGAGGGAAGGACGTACTTTCCCTATCACTGATTTCCTGAGCAAGAATAAAGACGAGGAGGCCACGAAAGAGCCCAGTAGGATCCATCACCATAGTCCCAAACTGGGCCCCTTAAATCTCCTGGACCCTTTTGAACTGTCCCACAACGTAGCCGGAAATTTGAATGATCGCACGCAGCGCTGCTTCCAGAAGGAGTGCCAGGAGGCTGAGAAGTATTGCCGCAGCCTGCAGTACCAGCGCAAATCCACCAAAGGGAAGTCGTGGGGCCTGGTGCGCTTATTCACCCCCCATGGGGAAGTCCCGCATACCAAAGTGGAGAAGCTGACCATTAGCGTTCCCTTCAAATCAGCGCTTCTCCCTGAAGCGCTGCGTAATCAGCTGCACGCGGCGGGAGATGGTTTCCGGCTGCTCTGGTTTCAGAAGGTTTGCGCCGCTGTGGAAAGTGTTCTCAAAAATGTTCTCAGGTGTCACGTGACTCCTCCCACAAATTTCAGCACGGATTCAGAGGATTGGGCTGTAAAGGCTGCAGAGGAAATGGAGACAACCTCGTCTTCCCTGAGCACATCATTGAATGACAGCTATGACAGCGTCGAATCCCAAAACGAAGCCAGCCCCGCGGGCACAGCTGTGGTCGGTGCCAAGAGGCCGCTGTCTCCTGACATAGACACTTCTGTGTCACCTCAAGGCAAAAAGCAAAGGCTGACGAGAAGAGGCAAACCGAAACTCCCAGCCTGGACCTGTTTGCAGAGGCACATGGTGTGGGCTGGAAGGAGGAAAGTGAGAAGAGAACTGATCAAAGACCCGGACATGCGGCCGGAGGGCAGCTGTGTGCAGGTGGAGTCCCGGGTCACGGCTCACATCATTGAGAAAGAGCCAGAGCTCAAGGAGCCGCTGGAGTTCAAGGTCGAGCCGCAGGTGGTGGGTGAGACGGAGAGCACAAAGGCAGTGCTCCACCTAGAGCCAACCAGTGACAATGCAGGTCTTTTTAATAACTTCTTTCATTTCCTGGACGCCTTTTTACCCAAGATGGTGGAGACGTTACTACAGAACGAAACGGGTGCTGTTTAA
- the mki67 gene encoding proliferation marker protein Ki-67 — MPLHGKIVVIKRSGGDGTEFPLTATCLFGRKPDCDIRIQLPQVSKEHCRIDLNENKEVILTNISSVNPTRVNGEVLQQSERLKHGDVITIIDRSFRFEYPPAPTPKKRSSTGGKTKTLKVLQEPQVVDTVTAEPGEKRVSEVFTDGTNHGNIQRSLENTVEVESTGDDSLLQNKTNSPFNDLYQMIKKSLDVKTPRKSSSVSLLQTPTSRFCTPKPGSVKKNDKPVIFTEAKKMKDDVKVFSGADETKGEVESVGKGTPKSVKKERRSLQLSTENPGPAVKEDDHATKSEVTSPQRRNRATPQRFTVQQVVEQVCVQTPPKSPLRRKSKEATPAKPAVKQEPEISAPSTPQTQRVSPRILAKTEKAKEMPKKRKSGELGAELYTSQMKRKRVSFGGHLSPELFDKRLPPDSPLRKGAAPRRSLCLPKPKLSLLRRASAIGLLKAKKGTPSPKKSPNNKNATPTPGKKTPKSRSPSPKEASPGKKTPKSRSPSPKAASPGKKTPKSRTPSPKEAASPGKKTPKSRSPSPKAASPGKKSPKSKSPVSKTPVKRERSPSTKIETPKTQQKEISIVVVTPGKTPTVQGRFSVSHITTPSPVAEGAISDQMPSVTVTPKIPLKRKSMKINAKKTPSVAKSAVKVMRRSGISRASMKFKNSWANIVKFGQVKAQVAAPAKKTVVKTTTKKAVPKMQTPARKLHGHVSTGHANSPVTIVVGKAHKQRLLQPTGAAPKVVVNAALSKKNMKMDEDLTGISEMFKTPVNERKRKSVIDCSAPKTPVRVVGASVVEPSVLNTPEEPGEMIVSPLSVASTVKSREYNSEAVQRLLNGDGESSFALEISDSETHPESSEQQSAELKPTTVTTPKQKPEQLPCLTGVKRIMKTPRQKAEPVEDLRGKILKTPKQKPEQKECLTGVKRIMKTPRQKAEPVEDLRGKLLATPKQQKPTEIQECFSGVKRIFSTPQQEPEAVEDLQGKLANTPKALEAGDVSLTVSETENTMNQDVESPPMVCLTDVERVIEEPQDDIPEATDDTSHVSVAEEAVEALLSGDDGPSSHAMKTVSPTATDDVSEEPPKVDAAVENLSNNQPEMEITTGEVTEMEAPVESEVAENKQEVAERPADLVAPAPVRRGRGKKTEATAPPAVRKTRNRNTKTTDGKNADVTEEESAPQPSKVAVKPKTGRNAKKVSDDQAEMVPEAAPETPKSKQISTVDVNLTVNDGAAPEEKAVSMPKRGRKTKQPEATRSVPEKQDDPCAHSDGVSQAAIDEVAPEVCTDVLDVMPPTTDETKSSADVQETVPQAPETESLPQVDTEANAAVVQKKSLRGRKAKLPESKPEETDLSEEPVVAAPVRGRKGKKTEAIAPPAVRQTRTRNAKSQESTCDDKPEIAPEICVEPQPMAETSPEEALVNNNQKESESTVEEAAVKPKRGRKAKQTPVETSQPKMEKTEVVADEQIIADPPQPIPTAVKPTRGRKAKSDAVKQNEVAEVTAVTEENKQVSQLPARAKRGRKAKLEEEEKEIETSGVQEPVKKLRKNIKVEQDNIKSTGEEIAEMAIPLEAEASSVPEPQEVSEQVIVTAKPKRERKSKQCTEREATEDQEVPAVKSTEKPKRGRRGKETAEVDVATVDAPEAESDNLPEAQEKNAEPDAPVIKTTRGRGVKTSVKSEDSQVVPAKRARRGAAPPLEDVNTEPTVQDSSVPASVEPVKRGRRAASAKPASKETQVSSDQASLSEDLNGKAEEEDAKMTKRSVRWKPQLEVFPIAKVTPLKSARGRKSKLVDPVEAESKIDTDKAQDKNLSDEVVEAQPIKRGRRGAKVAELESSSTVEPQKVAEAETQLKTRRGRSAKK; from the exons ATGCCATTACATGGGAAAATAGTCGTGATAAAGAGGAGTGGAGGCGATGGCACCGAGTTTCCTCTCACTGCAACATGCTTGTTTGGAAG GAAGCCTGACTGTGACATTCGTATTCAGCTACCTCAAGTCTCCAAAGAGCATTGCAGAATTGActtgaatgaaaataaagag GTCATTTTGACAAATATCAGCTCGGTGAATCCAACCCGGGTCAATGGAGAAGTTCTGCAGCAGTCGGAGCGTTTGAAACATGGAGATGTGATAACAATTATTGACCGTTCTTTCAG gTTTGAGTATCCACCAGCGCCAACACCTAAGAAGAGGTCTTCTACAGGAGGCAAAACTAAAACCCTTAAA GTTCTTCAAGAGCCACAAGTGGTGGACACTGTCACTGCTGAACCAGGAGAGAAGAGGGTCTCAGAAGTGTTCACAG aTGGAACTAACCATGGCAACATCCAACGATCCCTGGAGAACACAGTGGAGGTGGAGTCCACAGGGGATGATAGCCTCCTGCAAAACAAGACCAACTCCCCCTTCAATGATCTATATCAAATGATCAAAAAGTCTCTAGATGTCAAGACCCCTAGGAAGTCTTCTTCTGTCAGCCTGCTTCAAACACCGACATCAAGGTTTTGCACTCCAAAACCTGGGTCGgtcaagaaaaatgacaaacctgtcatttttacagaagccaagaaaatgaaagatgaCGTTAAAGTCTTTTCTGGAGCTGATGAAACAAAGGGAGAGGTTGAAAGTGTTGGTAAGGGGACCCCAAAGTCTGTCAAGAAGGAGAGGAGGTCCCTCCAGCTTTCTACTGAGAATCCTGGTCCTGCAGTGAAAGAAGATGATCACGCAACAAAGTCTGAAGTAACTTCACCTCAGAGAAGAAACCGCGCAACCCCACAGAGGTTTACTGTGCAACAGGTCGTCgaacaagtgtgtgtgcaaaccCCACCCAAGTCACCATTGAGGAGGAAAAGCAAGGAGGCCACGCCAGCCAAACCTGCAGTGAAGCAAGAGCCAGAAATATCTGCTCCCAGCACACCTCAAACTCAAAGAGTATCACCACGGATTTtggcaaaaacagagaaag CTAAGGAAATGCCCAAAAAACGCAAAAGCGGTGAACTTGGAGCGGAATTGTACACATCGCAAATGAAGAGAAAGCGTGTTTCCTTTGGCGGTCACTTGAGTCCAGAGTTATTTGACAAGCGCCTGCCTCCTGACTCTCCATTACGTAAGGGGGCCGCTCCACGGAGGAGCTTATGTCTCCCTAAACCCAAGCTGTCACTCCTTAGAAGAGCGTCAGCCATCGGCCTCCTTAAG GCGAAAAAGGGGACTCCATCACCTAAAAAGTcaccaaacaacaaaaatgcaacGCCTACGCCTGGCAAGAAAACCCCAAAATCAAGGTCCCCATCTCCCAAGGAAGCATCTCCTGGAAAGAAAACCCCAAAATCAAGGTCCCCATCACCCAAGGCAGCATCTCCTGGAAAGAAAACTCCAAAATCAAGGACCCCATCTCCCAAGGAA GCAGCATCTCCTGGAAAGAAAACCCCAAAATCAAGGTCCCCATCTCCCAAGGCAGCATCTCCTGGAAAGAAATCACCAAAATCCAAGTCGCCTGTTTCCAAGACTCCTGTGAAAAGAGAACGGTCTCCTTCAACCAAAATTGAAACGCCTAAGACTCAGCAGAA GGAAATTTCCATTGTTGTTGTAACACCAGGTAAAACCCCCACAGTGCAAGGGCGCTTCTCTGTGTCGCACATCACCACTCCATCTCCAGTTGCCGAAGGTGCCATTTCTGACCAGATGCCTTCAGTCACTGTGACCCCTAAGATTCCTCTGAAGAGGAAGAGCATGAAGATCAACGCAAAGAAGACCCCGTCTGTTGCCAAGAGTGCTGTAAAGGTCATGCGGAGGAGTGGCATTTCACGGGCATCAATGAAGT tcaaaaatTCCTGGGCAAACATTGTGAAATTTGGACAAGTTAAGGCTCAAGTTGCTGCCCCAGCCAAAAAAACGGTCGTCAAAACAACGACAAAGAAGGCTGTGCCCAAAATGCAG ACACCTGCAAGAAAACTCCATGGTCATGTCAGCACTGGGCACGCCAACTCACCTGTGACCATTGTTGTGGGCAAAGCTCACAAACAAAGGCTTTTGCAACCGACTGGTGCTGCACCAAAAGTGGTCGTCAATGCTGCCCTCTcaaaaaagaacatgaaaatGGATGAAGACTTGACTG GTAtttctgaaatgtttaaaacacCTGTAAATGAAAGGAAGCGGAAATCTGTCATCGATTGCAGTGCCCCCAAGACCCCAGTGAGAGTTGTTGGCGCGTCAGTTGTCGAACCGTCGGTTCTCAACACACCCGAGGAGCCAG GAGAAATGATTGTGTCGCCTCTGAGTGTAGCATCTACAGTGAAAAGCAGAGAATACAACAGTGAAGCAGTGCAACGCCTCCTAAACGGCGATGGAGAATCTAGCTTTGCCCTTGAGATCTCTGATTCAGAGACTCACCCTGAATCCAGTGAACAGCAGAGTGCAGAATTGAAGCCGACCACTGTAACGACTCCAAAACAGAAGCCAGAACAACTGCCGTGTCTCACTGGAGTGAAGAGGATCATGAAGACGCCAAGACAGAAGGCCGAGCCTGTTGAGGACTTGAGGGGAAAGATTTTGAAAACTCCTAAGCAGAAACCTGAACAAAAAGAGTGCCTCACTGGAGTGAAGAGGATCATGAAGACACCAAGACAGAAGGCCGAGCCTGTTGAAGACCTCAGAGGAAAGCTTCTTGCAACTCCCAAACAGCAGAAGCCTACAGAAATACAAGAGTGCTTCAGTGGAGTAAAGAGAATTTTCAGCACCCCACAGCAGGAGCCTGAAGCTGTTGAAGACCTTCAAGGAAAACTTGCCAACACTCCCAAAGCTTTAGAGGCTGGTGATGTGAGCCTCACTGTATCTGAAACGGAAAACACGATGAACCAAGATGTGGAGAGCCCCCCAATGGTGTGTCTTACAGATGTCGAGAGAGTAATCGAGGAGCCACAGGACGATATACCAGAAGCAACTGATGATACTTCTCATGTCAGCGTGGCAGAAG aagcTGTTGAAGCTCTGCTGAGTGGAGATGATGGTCCATCATCACATGCCATGAAAACTGTCTCTCCCACAGCTACCGATGATGTATCTGAGGAACCACCCAAAGTGGATGCAGCAGTTGAGAATTTATCCAACAATCAACCAGAAATGGAGATTACAACTGGTGAAGTCACAGAGATGGAGGCACCAGTGGAGTCTGAAGTAGCAGAGAATAAACAAGAGGTGGCTGAACGGCCTGCAGATCTGGTTGCTCCTGCCCCAGTCAGAAGgggaagaggaaagaaaactgAAGCCACAGCACCACCCGCAGTTAGAAAGACgagaaacagaaatacaaagACCACCGACGGAAAGAACGCTGATGTCACAGAGGAAGAAAGTGCCCCCCAGCCTTCTAAAGTTGCAGTTAAGCCGAAAACGGGAAGAAAtgccaaaaaagtttctgaTGATCAAGCTGAAATGGTGCCAGAGGCTGCTCCTGAAACGCCTAAGAGCAAACAGATATCCACAGTAGATGTCAACCTTACTGTAAATGATGGTGCAGCACCTGAGGAAAAAGCTGTCTCAATGCccaagagaggaagaaaaactaaacaacCCGAAGCCACTCGGTCTGTGCCAGAAAAGCAAGATGATCCTTGTGCTCACAGTGATGGTGTTTCCCAAGCTGCCATTGATGAAG TTGCACCTGAAGTCTGCACTGACGTGCTGGACGTTATGCCCCCAACAACTGATGAGACCAAATCATCAGCAGATGTCCAAGAGACTGTTCCCCAGGCACCTGAAACCGAGAGCTTACCCCAAGTGGACACTGAAGCAAATGCAGCCGTCGTCCAGAAAAAATCTCTTCGCGGTCGCAAAGCAAAATTGCCAGAATCCAAACCGGAGGAAACTGACCTTTCAGAAGAGCCTGTTGTCGCTGCTCCGGTAAGAGGACGAAAAGGGAAGAAAACTGAAGCAATTGCACCACCTGCTGTCAGACAGACGAGAACCAGAAATGCAAAATCCCAAGAAAGCACCTGTGATGATAAACCTGAAATTGCCCCAGAGATATGTGTGGAACCACAACCCATGGCCGAGACATCCCCTGAAGAGGCCCTGGTAAATAACAATCAGAAAGAAAGTGAATCCACTGTTGAAGAAGCTGCTGTGAAGCCCAAGCGAGGGAGGAAAGCTAAACAAACGCCTGTGGAGACATCTCAACCAAAGATGGAGAAAACCGAAGTCGTGGCTGATGAGCAGATAATAGCAGATCCTCCACAGCCCATTCCCACTGCTGTAAAGCCCACTCGAGGAAGAAAGGCAAAATCTGATGCTGTTAAACAAAATGAAGTTGCAGAAGTGACAGCTGTTACCGAGGAGAACAAGCAGGTGTCTCAACTCCCAGCCAGGGCTAAGAGGGGAAGAAAGGCAAAActggaagaagaggagaaagaaatcGAGACTTCTGGTGTACAAGAGCCAGttaaaaaattaagaaaaaacatcaaagtGGAACAAGACAACATAAAATCAACGGGAGAAGAAATAGCTGAAATGGCTATCCCTCTCGAGGCTGAAGCTTCATCTGTTCCTGAACCACAGGAGGTGAGTGAACAGGTCATTGTAACTGCAAAACccaagagagaaagaaaatccaAGCAATGCACTGAGAGGGAAGCCACTGAGGACCAAGAGGTGCCTGCTGTCAAGTCCACAGAGAAACCTAAACGGggcaggagaggaaaagaaaccGCTGAAGTGGATGTGGCTACTGTTGACGCACCAGAGGCGGAATCTGACAATCTGCCAGAGGCTCAAGAGAAAAACGCTGAGCCAGATGCTCCCGTCATTAAGACTACCCGGGGAAGAGGGGtgaaaacatctgtgaaaagtgAGGATTCACAAGTCGTTCCAGCTAAGAGAGCGCGCAGAGGTGCCGCTCCTCCTCTTGAGGATGTCAACACAGAACCCACTGTCCAGGATTCATCAGTTCCAGCATCAGTCGAACCCGTCAAGAGGGGAAGACGGGCGGCATCGGCGAAACCCGCATCGAAGGAAACACAAGTGAGCAGTGACCAGGCAAGTCTTTCTGAAGATTTAAATGGTAaggctgaagaagaagacgccAAAATGACCAAAAGATCTGTGCGGTGGAAACCGCAATTGGAAGTCTTTCCGATCGCAAAAGTAACGCCATTGAAATCCGCTCGAGGCAGGAAGTCAAAACTTGTTGACCCAGTTGAAGCTGAAAGCAAAATCGATACAGACAAAGCTCAAGATAAGAATCTCTCGGACGAAGTTGTCGAAGCTCAGCCCATCAAGAGAGGCAGGCGGGGGGCAAAGGTGGCTGAGTTGGAGTCCTCAAGCACGGTGGAACCTCAGAAAGTTGCTGAAGCCGAGACGCAGCTGAAAACCCGAAGAGGAAGATCTGCCAAGAAATAA